One Camelina sativa cultivar DH55 chromosome 3, Cs, whole genome shotgun sequence genomic window carries:
- the LOC104777489 gene encoding probable trehalose-phosphate phosphatase D, which yields MTNHNALIPDAKASIGVAVRVPNQSLFSPGGGRYISIPRKKLVQKLEADPSQTRINTWIEAMRASSPTRTRPGNISSLPESKEDEHSSWMAQHPSALSMFEEIAEASKGKQIIMFLDYDGTLSPIVEDPERAYMSDEMRNAVKGVAKYFPTAIVTGRCRDKVRRFVKLPGLYYAGSHGMDIKGPSKKTKHNKNNKGVLFQAANEFLPMIDQVSKCLVEKMRDVEGASVENNKFCVSVHYRCVDQKDWGLVAEHVTSILSEYPKLRLTQGRKVLEIRPTIKWDKGKALEFLLESLGFANSKNVLPIYIGDDRTDEDAFQVLRKRGEGFGILVSKVPKETTATYSLQEPSEVGEFLRRLVEWKQMSLRGR from the exons ATGACTAACCATAATGCCTTAATTCCCGATGCAAAAGCCAGCATCGGTGTAGCGGTTAGAGTTCCAAACcaatctctcttttctcccgGCGGTGGCCGTTACATCAGCATTCCCCGTAAGAAACTTGTGCAAAAACTTGAGGCCGACCCAAGTCAAACAAGGATCAATACTTGGATCGAAGCCATGAGGGCTTCTTCCCCTACCAGGACCCGACCAGGGAACATATCTTCCCTACCGGAGTCCAAGGAGGATGAACACTCTTCTTGGATGGCTCAACACCCGTCAGCTTTAAGCATGTTTGAAGAAATCGCTGAAGCTTCGAAAGGGAAACAAATTATCATGTTTCTTGATTATGACGGTACATTATCTCCCATTGTAGAAGACCCGGAACGAGCTTACATGTCTGACGAG ATGAGAAATGCGGTAAAAGGCGTGGCTAAATATTTCCCGACCGCAATCGTCACTGGAAGATGCCGTGATAAG GTTCGTAGATTTGTGAAACTTCCTGGACTTTACTATGCCGGTAGCCATGGAATGGACATCAAAGGACCTTCCAAGAAAACCAAACATAACAAG AACAACAAAGGTGTTCTTTTCCAAGCGGCGAATGAGTTCTTGCCTATGATTGACCAG GTCTCAAAGTGTCTAGTTGAGAAAATGAGAGACGTAGAAGGAGCAAGCGTCGAGAACAACAAGTTCTGCGTATCCGTACATTACCGTTGTGTCGATCAAAAGGATTGGGGATTAGTAGCGGAACACGTGACGTCGATATTGAGTGAGTATCCAAAACTGAGGTTAACCCAAGGAAGAAAAGTTTTAGAGATTCGACCAACCATCAAATGGGATAAAGGCAAAGCTCTCGAGTTCTTGCTCGAATCTTTAGGATTTGCCAACTCTAAGAATGTTTTGCCCATCTACATCGGCGATGATCGTACGGACGAGGATGCTTTTCAg GTActgagaaagagaggagaaggcTTTGGTATACTTGTTTCCAAAGTTCCTAAGGAAACGACTGCTACGTATTCTCTACAAGAACCTTCCGAG GTAGGAGAATTTTTGAGACGACTCGTGGAATGGAAACAAATGTCACTAAGAGGAAGATAG